A window of Polaribacter litorisediminis contains these coding sequences:
- a CDS encoding endonuclease III domain-containing protein — MTKLEKVQFVIDTLNKLYPEIPIPLDHKDAYTLLIAVLLSAQCTDVRVNKITPLLFAKADNPFDMVKMSVEEIKEIIRPCGLSPMKSKGIYGLSKIIIDKYNGEVPQSFEGLEELPAVGHKTASVVMSQAFGVPAFPVDTHIHRLMWRWNLTNGKNVIQTEKDAKRLFPRELWNDLHLQIIWYGRDYSPARGWNLESDIITKTIGRKTVLNKYYESRK; from the coding sequence ATGACCAAGCTAGAAAAAGTACAATTTGTAATTGATACGTTAAACAAATTATATCCAGAAATTCCAATTCCTTTAGACCATAAAGACGCTTATACACTTTTAATTGCCGTTTTATTGTCAGCCCAATGTACAGATGTTCGGGTCAATAAAATTACACCTTTATTATTTGCTAAAGCAGATAATCCTTTTGATATGGTAAAAATGTCTGTAGAAGAAATTAAGGAAATTATTCGTCCTTGTGGCTTATCACCAATGAAAAGTAAGGGAATTTATGGTTTGTCTAAAATAATAATTGATAAATACAATGGCGAAGTTCCACAATCTTTTGAAGGTTTAGAAGAATTGCCAGCCGTTGGTCATAAAACAGCAAGTGTGGTTATGAGTCAAGCTTTTGGTGTTCCTGCTTTCCCGGTAGATACACATATTCATAGACTTATGTGGCGATGGAATTTAACCAATGGTAAAAATGTAATACAAACAGAAAAAGATGCCAAACGCTTGTTTCCAAGAGAATTATGGAACGATTTACATTTACAAATTATTTGGTATGGTCGTGATTATTCTCCTGCAAGAGGTTGGAATTTAGAAAGCGATATTATTACAAAAACGATAGGTAGAAAAACTGTTTTGAATAAGTATTACGAAAGTAGAAAATAA
- a CDS encoding outer membrane beta-barrel protein, translating to MKKVILVICLAFGFSQISNAQLAFGVKAGINYNSNSIENVSQDVFGGAKSKTGFHAGIWTRLKVPVLGLYIRPELVYTNLENEIVYTAPGAVIGEVTSHTFQKIDIPVLLGKKIFGIGNVFIGPSFQYILDSDFDVDTISSIDSKGFTMGLQFGGGVEFGKLGIDIRWERAFSGVGSSFVNNVAQNVNYDTRINQIIIGLSIKL from the coding sequence ATGAAAAAAGTAATTTTAGTAATTTGTTTGGCTTTCGGATTTAGTCAAATATCAAACGCCCAATTAGCCTTTGGAGTTAAAGCAGGTATTAACTATAATTCTAACTCTATAGAAAATGTTAGTCAAGATGTATTTGGTGGAGCTAAAAGTAAAACAGGTTTTCATGCCGGAATTTGGACACGCTTAAAAGTACCTGTATTAGGCCTCTATATAAGACCTGAATTGGTATATACAAATTTAGAAAATGAAATAGTTTATACAGCACCAGGAGCAGTAATTGGCGAAGTAACATCGCATACATTTCAAAAAATTGACATTCCTGTTTTATTAGGGAAAAAGATTTTTGGAATTGGTAATGTGTTTATTGGTCCTTCTTTTCAGTATATTTTAGATTCTGATTTTGATGTTGATACTATTTCGAGTATTGATTCTAAAGGTTTTACAATGGGACTTCAGTTCGGTGGTGGCGTTGAATTTGGTAAATTAGGAATAGATATACGTTGGGAAAGAGCTTTTTCTGGAGTAGGATCTTCTTTTGTAAACAATGTAGCGCAAAATGTTAATTATGATACTAGAATTAATCAAATTATTATAGGGTTGTCTATAAAACTTTAA
- the uvrA gene encoding excinuclease ABC subunit UvrA has protein sequence MKPDISTISPKENIIIKGAKLHNLKNIDVVIPRNKLVVITGLSGSGKSSLAFDTLYAEGQRRYVESLSSYARQFLGKLNKPKVDYIKGISPAIAIEQKVNSTNPRSTVGTSTEIYDYIKLLYARIGKTFSPISGKEVKKDTTSDVVNFVKKIDIKTKLLLLAPITIDENRDLKTVLQVLEQQGYARLKWKDTVYRIADFPKDAYKNEPLFLVVDRIITKDDEDFLNRLADAIQTAFFEGKGICFIENLADNTVSEFSNKFDLDGMSFLEPNTHLFSFNNPYGACPTCEGYGNVIGIDKELVIPNTGLSIFDDAIFPFKTPSFIHYKEDLISVSYQFDIPIHKPWFQLSEKQKELVWNGNKHFNGIHHFFKALEEKSYKIQNRVMLSRYRGKTKCTKCNGKRLREETNYVKIVGKTISDLVTLPLDELSIFFKELKLDKYDVEIAKRLLTEINNRLKFLTDVGLNYLTINRTSNTLSGGESQRINLATSLGSSLVGSMYILDEPSIGLHPKDTERLIGVLKDLRDLGNTVVVVEHDEDIMKEADYIIDIGPEAGTYGGHVVAEGNFEEILKSDSLTAKYLNEELKIEVPTKRRTSKNKIQIIGAREHNLQNIDVTFPLNCLSVITGVSGSGKSTLVKSILYPTLQKKLVGYGDKIGQHTAIEGNFENLKHVEFIDQNPIGRSSRSNPVTYIKAYDDIRALFSNQKLSKIRNYKPKHFSFNVEGGRCEVCKGEGEVTIEMQFMADVHLECDVCNGKRFKKEVLEVKFDGKSIDDILNLTIDDAVAFFSENLVTKIANKLKPLQAVGLGYVQLGQSSSTLSGGEAQRIKLASFLVKGNTKDKALFIFDEPTTGLHFHDIKKLLASFNALIDKGHSIIVIEHNIELIKCADYIIDLGLEGGKNGGSLIFQGTPEELARNKKSYTSKYLAEKLVF, from the coding sequence ATGAAGCCTGATATTTCTACAATTAGCCCCAAAGAAAATATTATTATCAAAGGAGCAAAACTGCATAATTTAAAAAATATTGATGTTGTTATTCCTAGAAATAAGTTGGTTGTGATAACAGGACTTTCTGGTTCTGGAAAATCGTCTTTGGCTTTCGATACTTTATACGCAGAAGGGCAACGACGCTATGTAGAAAGTTTATCTTCTTACGCGCGTCAGTTTTTAGGAAAATTAAACAAACCGAAAGTAGATTATATAAAAGGAATTTCACCCGCAATTGCTATTGAGCAAAAAGTAAATTCTACAAATCCGCGGTCTACAGTAGGTACATCCACAGAAATTTACGATTACATAAAACTTTTGTATGCAAGAATTGGTAAAACCTTCTCTCCTATTTCTGGTAAAGAAGTGAAAAAAGACACCACTTCTGATGTTGTTAATTTTGTAAAAAAAATTGATATAAAAACCAAATTATTATTATTAGCCCCTATTACAATTGATGAAAATCGAGATTTAAAAACTGTTTTACAAGTTCTAGAACAACAGGGCTATGCGCGTTTAAAATGGAAAGATACGGTTTATAGAATTGCAGATTTCCCTAAAGATGCCTATAAAAACGAACCTTTATTTTTAGTAGTTGATAGAATAATTACAAAAGATGATGAGGATTTTCTCAACAGATTAGCAGATGCTATTCAAACAGCATTTTTTGAGGGAAAAGGGATTTGTTTTATCGAGAATTTAGCAGATAATACAGTAAGTGAATTTAGTAACAAGTTCGATTTAGACGGCATGTCTTTTTTAGAACCTAATACACATTTATTCAGTTTTAACAATCCTTACGGCGCTTGCCCAACTTGTGAAGGTTACGGAAATGTCATCGGAATTGATAAAGAATTGGTCATTCCTAATACAGGTCTTTCTATTTTTGATGACGCTATTTTTCCATTTAAAACACCTTCTTTCATTCATTATAAAGAAGATTTAATTTCAGTTTCATATCAATTTGATATTCCTATTCACAAACCTTGGTTTCAATTATCAGAAAAACAAAAAGAATTAGTTTGGAATGGTAACAAACACTTTAACGGAATTCATCATTTTTTTAAGGCTTTAGAAGAAAAAAGTTATAAGATTCAGAATAGAGTTATGCTTTCTCGCTACCGCGGAAAAACAAAATGTACCAAATGCAACGGGAAACGTTTGCGAGAAGAAACCAATTATGTAAAAATTGTCGGAAAAACAATTTCAGACTTGGTTACGCTTCCTTTAGATGAGTTATCCATTTTTTTTAAGGAATTAAAATTAGATAAATACGATGTAGAAATCGCAAAACGTTTATTGACTGAAATTAACAATCGTTTGAAGTTTTTAACCGATGTTGGTTTGAATTATTTAACCATCAATAGAACATCTAATACGCTCTCTGGTGGAGAAAGTCAGCGTATTAATTTAGCAACTTCATTGGGCAGTTCTTTAGTGGGCTCCATGTATATTTTAGATGAACCGAGTATTGGTTTGCATCCAAAAGATACCGAGCGTTTAATTGGTGTTTTAAAAGATTTGCGTGATTTAGGAAATACGGTAGTTGTCGTTGAACATGATGAGGATATCATGAAAGAAGCCGATTATATTATTGATATTGGCCCAGAAGCAGGAACTTATGGAGGACATGTTGTTGCGGAAGGAAATTTTGAGGAAATCTTAAAATCAGATTCTTTAACAGCTAAATATTTAAATGAGGAATTAAAAATTGAAGTTCCTACAAAACGGAGAACATCCAAAAATAAAATTCAAATTATTGGTGCAAGAGAACATAATCTACAAAATATAGATGTGACGTTTCCGCTGAATTGTTTGTCTGTCATTACAGGGGTTTCAGGCTCTGGAAAAAGCACCTTAGTGAAGAGTATTTTATATCCTACCTTGCAAAAAAAGTTGGTTGGTTATGGCGATAAAATTGGACAACATACAGCTATTGAAGGAAATTTTGAGAATTTAAAACATGTAGAATTTATCGATCAAAATCCTATTGGGCGTTCTTCACGTTCTAATCCTGTTACTTATATAAAGGCTTATGATGATATTAGAGCTTTATTTTCCAATCAAAAATTATCAAAAATAAGAAACTATAAACCCAAACATTTTTCTTTTAATGTAGAAGGCGGACGCTGTGAAGTTTGCAAAGGAGAAGGTGAAGTTACCATTGAAATGCAATTTATGGCAGATGTGCATTTAGAGTGTGATGTTTGTAATGGTAAACGTTTTAAGAAAGAAGTTTTAGAAGTAAAATTTGATGGAAAATCGATTGATGATATTTTAAACCTTACGATAGATGATGCTGTTGCTTTCTTCTCTGAAAATCTAGTCACAAAAATTGCCAATAAATTAAAACCTTTGCAAGCTGTTGGTTTGGGATATGTTCAATTAGGGCAATCCTCTTCTACCCTATCAGGTGGGGAAGCGCAAAGAATTAAATTAGCATCGTTTTTAGTAAAAGGAAATACCAAAGACAAAGCTTTATTTATTTTTGATGAACCTACAACTGGTTTGCATTTTCATGATATTAAAAAATTATTAGCTTCTTTTAATGCGTTAATTGACAAAGGACATTCTATTATTGTCATTGAACACAATATTGAACTTATTAAATGTGCGGATTATATTATCGATTTAGGTTTAGAAGGCGGTAAAAATGGAGGAAGTCTCATTTTTCAGGGAACTCCAGAAGAATTAGCAAGAAATAAAAAATCATATACATCAAAGTATTTAGCAGAAAAATTAGTCTTTTAA
- a CDS encoding alpha-E domain-containing protein produces MLARVANNLFWMGRYIERSEHIARYLSVNYFSSLDAPNEVSQSREFVLRSMLFVADEEELKEKNEFNESDILFDIGLNPEKSYSILSAIKNVQQNANGARDLISTELYESINTFNRSVKGYSAERFVKSGLFDFTTMITSSVASLRTKIRSTLLHDEVYAIIMLGIYIERANQVIRIINSKYNDALLEKVNFGGSVRTSYEWVTLLKCVETYDMMRRYYRKIPTSHTVLEFLILNPNCPRSIMNSLNSIHYYIGFLTNTENANKDSAAFLIGKLMCEYRYKTIDDFQEDLKGFIETLVDDLSLVGEKMDKDYFSLY; encoded by the coding sequence ATGTTAGCAAGAGTAGCCAATAATCTTTTTTGGATGGGTCGTTATATAGAACGGTCAGAACATATTGCAAGATATTTAAGCGTAAATTATTTTTCATCTTTAGATGCACCCAATGAAGTATCGCAATCTAGAGAATTTGTTTTACGATCGATGTTGTTTGTGGCAGATGAAGAGGAATTAAAAGAAAAAAACGAGTTTAATGAAAGTGATATTTTGTTTGATATTGGTTTAAATCCAGAAAAATCATATTCTATTTTATCTGCGATTAAAAATGTACAACAAAATGCAAACGGAGCAAGAGATTTAATATCAACAGAGTTATATGAATCTATAAATACTTTTAATAGATCTGTAAAAGGATATTCAGCAGAGCGTTTTGTTAAAAGTGGTTTATTCGATTTTACCACTATGATTACCTCTAGTGTGGCTTCTTTGCGAACAAAAATTAGATCTACTTTATTACATGATGAGGTATATGCAATTATAATGTTGGGTATTTATATTGAAAGAGCTAACCAAGTAATTCGTATTATTAACTCTAAATATAATGATGCACTTTTAGAAAAAGTAAACTTTGGCGGTTCTGTAAGAACAAGTTATGAATGGGTAACTTTGTTGAAATGTGTTGAAACTTATGATATGATGAGAAGGTATTATAGAAAAATACCAACTAGCCATACTGTGTTAGAGTTTTTAATTTTGAATCCAAATTGCCCAAGATCTATTATGAATTCTTTAAATAGTATCCATTATTATATTGGCTTTTTAACAAATACTGAAAATGCAAATAAAGATTCTGCTGCTTTTTTAATCGGGAAACTCATGTGTGAATATCGCTATAAAACTATTGATGATTTTCAAGAAGATTTAAAAGGATTTATAGAAACTTTGGTGGATGATTTGTCTTTAGTAGGAGAAAAGATGGATAAAGATTATTTTAGTTTGTACTAA
- a CDS encoding RNA polymerase sigma factor: protein MVKKKTVTDSTLVSDYIQGNEAALGILIKRHQQKLFSFIYSKVQDSDVTEDVFQDTFIKVIKTLKKGNYNEEGKFLPWVMRIAHNLVIDHFRRLKRMPSFKNTDEFDIFSVLGDGNLNAEKKIIQEQIYADVRELINELPGEQKEVLEMRMYRDMSFKEISENTGVSINTALGRMRYALINMRKLIEKHKIILVN from the coding sequence ATGGTGAAAAAAAAAACTGTTACAGATAGTACTTTAGTAAGTGATTATATTCAAGGAAATGAGGCCGCTTTAGGCATCTTAATAAAAAGACATCAACAAAAATTATTTAGCTTTATTTATAGTAAAGTTCAGGATAGTGATGTTACTGAAGATGTTTTTCAGGATACTTTTATTAAAGTAATCAAAACTCTTAAAAAAGGAAATTATAACGAGGAAGGTAAATTTTTACCGTGGGTGATGAGAATTGCTCATAATTTGGTTATTGATCATTTTAGAAGATTGAAAAGAATGCCCTCTTTTAAAAACACAGATGAGTTTGATATTTTTTCTGTTTTAGGTGATGGTAATTTAAATGCAGAAAAAAAAATTATACAAGAACAAATTTATGCGGATGTTAGAGAACTTATAAATGAGTTGCCGGGAGAACAAAAAGAAGTTTTGGAAATGCGTATGTATAGAGATATGAGCTTTAAAGAAATTAGCGAAAATACAGGCGTTAGCATCAATACAGCATTGGGTAGAATGCGTTATGCACTCATAAATATGCGGAAATTAATAGAAAAACATAAAATTATTTTAGTAAACTAG
- a CDS encoding circularly permuted type 2 ATP-grasp protein: MKLPIFSSYQFDSKLYDEIFNDNKEVRDVYQTLFKLFSEYSVSDFASLNDKVKDAFFNQGITFQVYGDKETKEKIFPFDLFPRIIGNDEWLKLESGALQRSKALNLFLEDLYHDQKILKQQIVPRDLIASSANYLKEMEGFNPPGGIYNHVSGTDLIKHADGEYYVLEDNIRCPSGVSYVVGNREALKRTLFGVFNSYKPHNVSDYGENLLEIIESVKPKGVDIPKCVVLTPGVYNSAYYEHSFLAKQMGVELVEGRDLFIENDFVYMKTIRGLQRIDVIYRRVDDEFIDPKVFNKDSVLGVPGLFNSYIKGKVTLVNAPGTGVADDKAIYTYMPQIIKYYLDEEPILNNVHTYHCSRPNELKFVLENVDKLVVKPVDESGGYGISIGNKLTKEEIEKVKKTIKENPRKYIAQPIMSLSTHATYIEDENSFEPRHVDLRTFTLLGKDKDFVLKGGLTRVALKRGNLVVNSSQGGGSKDTWILKK, translated from the coding sequence ATGAAATTACCCATATTTTCCTCTTATCAATTTGATTCAAAGCTTTATGATGAAATATTCAATGATAATAAGGAAGTTAGAGACGTATATCAAACTTTATTTAAATTATTTAGTGAGTATTCTGTTAGTGATTTTGCATCTTTAAACGATAAAGTTAAAGATGCTTTTTTTAATCAGGGAATTACATTTCAAGTATATGGTGATAAAGAAACAAAAGAGAAAATTTTTCCTTTTGATTTATTTCCGAGAATTATTGGTAATGACGAATGGTTAAAATTAGAAAGTGGCGCATTGCAAAGAAGCAAGGCGCTAAATCTTTTTTTAGAGGATTTATATCATGATCAAAAAATACTAAAACAACAAATTGTTCCAAGAGATTTAATTGCTTCATCTGCCAATTATTTAAAAGAAATGGAAGGTTTTAATCCTCCAGGAGGAATTTATAATCATGTTTCTGGAACAGATTTAATTAAACATGCTGATGGCGAGTATTATGTTTTAGAAGATAATATTAGATGTCCGTCTGGTGTAAGTTATGTTGTTGGAAATAGGGAAGCATTAAAACGGACTTTATTTGGTGTTTTTAATTCTTACAAACCACATAATGTTTCAGATTATGGAGAAAATTTATTAGAAATTATAGAATCTGTAAAACCAAAAGGAGTGGATATTCCTAAATGTGTGGTTTTAACTCCAGGTGTTTATAATTCGGCGTATTATGAACATTCTTTTTTGGCAAAACAAATGGGAGTGGAGTTGGTTGAAGGAAGAGATTTGTTTATCGAGAATGATTTTGTGTACATGAAAACCATTAGAGGTTTGCAAAGAATCGATGTAATTTATAGAAGAGTAGATGATGAGTTTATAGACCCTAAGGTGTTTAATAAAGACTCTGTTTTAGGAGTTCCAGGGCTTTTCAACTCCTATATAAAAGGCAAAGTTACTTTGGTAAATGCACCCGGAACTGGGGTTGCAGATGATAAGGCCATTTATACATATATGCCTCAAATTATAAAATATTATTTAGATGAAGAACCAATTCTAAATAATGTGCATACATATCATTGTAGCAGACCAAATGAATTAAAATTTGTGCTAGAAAACGTTGATAAGTTAGTTGTAAAACCTGTAGATGAATCTGGTGGATATGGAATTTCTATCGGAAATAAATTAACCAAAGAGGAAATAGAAAAAGTAAAAAAGACAATAAAAGAAAATCCAAGGAAATATATTGCCCAGCCAATTATGTCTCTTTCTACACACGCCACGTATATAGAAGATGAAAATTCTTTTGAACCAAGACATGTAGATTTAAGAACATTTACTTTATTAGGAAAAGACAAAGATTTTGTCTTAAAAGGAGGGTTGACAAGAGTCGCATTAAAAAGAGGTAATTTAGTGGTAAATTCCTCGCAAGGAGGAGGTTCTAAAGATACTTGGATATTAAAAAAATAA
- a CDS encoding transketolase family protein: protein MKKYTYTEKKDTRSGFGDGLTELGRTNPNVVALCADLIGSLKMDQFIKENPERFFQVGIAEANMIGIAAGLTIGGKIPFTGTFANFSTGRVYDQIRQSVAYSGKNVKICASHAGVTLGEDGATHQILEDIGLMKMLPGMTVINPCDYNQTKAATIAIADFDGPVYLRFGRPKVPVFMPEDTKFEIGKGIQLTEGADVTIVATGHLVWESLQAAEQLEAEGISVEVINIHTIKPLDEEIILKSVAKTGCIVTAEEHNKFGGLGESVARTLALNNPTPQEFVATNDTFGESGTPAQLMAKYGLDATAVVKAVKKVISRK from the coding sequence ATGAAAAAATATACATACACAGAAAAAAAAGATACACGATCTGGTTTTGGTGATGGCTTAACAGAATTAGGAAGAACAAACCCAAATGTAGTTGCTTTATGTGCAGATTTAATCGGTTCTTTAAAAATGGATCAATTTATAAAAGAAAATCCTGAAAGATTTTTCCAAGTGGGTATCGCAGAAGCGAACATGATTGGTATTGCAGCCGGTTTAACGATTGGAGGTAAAATACCATTTACAGGAACATTTGCAAACTTTTCAACAGGTAGGGTGTATGACCAAATTCGTCAATCTGTAGCATATTCAGGTAAAAATGTAAAAATTTGTGCTTCGCATGCAGGGGTTACTTTAGGTGAAGATGGTGCAACTCATCAAATTTTAGAAGACATCGGTTTGATGAAAATGTTACCAGGAATGACCGTAATCAATCCTTGTGATTACAATCAAACAAAAGCAGCCACGATTGCTATTGCAGACTTTGATGGGCCTGTTTACTTGCGTTTTGGTCGCCCAAAAGTACCTGTATTTATGCCAGAAGATACAAAATTTGAAATTGGAAAAGGAATACAATTAACGGAAGGAGCCGACGTAACCATTGTTGCCACAGGTCATTTAGTTTGGGAATCTTTACAAGCTGCTGAACAATTAGAAGCCGAAGGTATTTCGGTTGAAGTAATTAACATTCACACCATAAAACCTTTAGATGAAGAAATCATCTTAAAATCTGTTGCAAAAACAGGTTGTATTGTTACCGCTGAGGAGCATAACAAATTTGGTGGTTTAGGAGAAAGTGTTGCAAGAACTTTAGCCTTAAACAATCCTACTCCGCAAGAATTTGTAGCAACGAATGATACTTTTGGCGAATCTGGAACTCCGGCTCAATTAATGGCTAAATATGGTTTAGATGCTACTGCTGTTGTAAAAGCTGTTAAAAAAGTAATTTCTAGAAAATAA
- the bcp gene encoding thioredoxin-dependent thiol peroxidase, whose translation MTSLKIGDKAPQFEAKDQEGNSIKLADYAGKKLVLFFYPKASTPGCTNEACDLRDNYQSFLAKGYDVLGVSADSAKRQQNFINKYELPFPLLADEDKAVIEAFHVWGPKKFMGKEYDGIHRTTFVIDENGIIEDIITKVKTKAHAAQILK comes from the coding sequence ATGACATCATTAAAAATAGGAGATAAGGCTCCACAATTTGAAGCAAAAGACCAAGAAGGAAATAGTATTAAATTAGCAGATTATGCGGGTAAAAAATTAGTTTTATTCTTTTATCCAAAAGCAAGTACACCAGGTTGTACGAATGAAGCGTGCGATTTAAGAGATAATTATCAATCTTTTTTAGCGAAAGGATATGATGTATTGGGAGTAAGTGCAGATTCTGCAAAAAGACAACAAAATTTTATAAATAAATATGAGTTACCTTTTCCGCTTTTAGCAGATGAAGATAAAGCCGTTATTGAAGCGTTTCATGTTTGGGGCCCTAAAAAATTTATGGGAAAAGAATATGATGGTATTCATAGAACAACTTTTGTTATTGATGAAAATGGCATTATTGAAGATATTATTACGAAAGTAAAAACAAAGGCTCATGCTGCTCAAATTCTGAAGTAA
- a CDS encoding EamA family transporter, protein MKNTKVLIILAFIAIYFIWGSTYLFNKIAVTELSPLFLGSVRFLTAGSIIMIIAKSLKTSLLITKKQFLNTIISGFLFLVYGNGVFVWALKYVDSGFAALLASTQPLFVLFLMRIMDRKPIQKKSLIGVSLGILGMYLLVSQQEITTSNESLLGIFMIFTCVFSWSYGSVFVSKADLPKNFFVTTGYQMLSAGIILAIASLSFNEVWLSPLSWSFNVQVCMFLLIFLGGIVAFTSFNYLLKVVSTEKVSTSTYVNPVVAILLGWYVLDEKLTIQSMVASAIILTGVYFINSRKRK, encoded by the coding sequence TTGAAAAATACTAAAGTATTAATTATATTAGCATTTATTGCTATTTATTTTATTTGGGGCTCTACTTATTTATTTAATAAAATTGCTGTAACAGAACTTTCACCACTATTTTTAGGTTCTGTCCGTTTTTTGACAGCAGGAAGTATTATCATGATCATAGCAAAATCGTTAAAAACGTCATTGCTGATTACTAAGAAACAGTTTTTAAACACTATTATATCTGGTTTTTTGTTTTTAGTCTATGGAAATGGTGTTTTTGTTTGGGCATTAAAATATGTAGATTCTGGGTTTGCCGCACTTTTGGCATCTACACAACCTTTATTTGTGTTATTTTTAATGCGTATAATGGATAGAAAACCCATCCAAAAAAAATCGCTAATAGGAGTTTCTTTAGGTATTTTGGGAATGTATTTGTTAGTAAGTCAGCAAGAAATTACTACCTCAAACGAGAGTTTGTTGGGCATTTTCATGATATTCACTTGTGTATTCAGTTGGAGTTATGGAAGCGTTTTTGTTTCTAAAGCAGATTTACCTAAAAACTTTTTTGTTACCACTGGGTATCAGATGTTGAGCGCAGGAATAATTTTAGCCATTGCTAGTTTAAGTTTTAATGAAGTTTGGCTATCTCCATTATCCTGGAGTTTTAACGTACAGGTTTGTATGTTTTTATTGATTTTTTTGGGTGGTATCGTCGCTTTTACCTCCTTTAATTATTTATTAAAAGTAGTTTCCACAGAAAAAGTATCAACTTCTACGTATGTAAATCCTGTAGTGGCCATACTTTTAGGATGGTATGTTTTAGATGAAAAATTAACAATTCAATCTATGGTTGCCTCAGCAATTATATTGACAGGCGTATATTTTATTAATTCTCGAAAAAGAAAGTAA
- a CDS encoding Maf-like protein, with protein MLKEKLKDFHVILASKSPRRQQFFKDLHIDFTIQFKEVEEVYPEELQGTEITDFLADLKSKAFTDLSQKDLLITSDTIVWLENKALGKPKDEEEAFKMLRSLSGKKHEVITSISIKNNNFQKIINDSTKVSFKELSDEEINYYIKNYKPFDKAGAYGIQEWIGFIAIDTIEGSYFNVVGLPVHKLYKELMDL; from the coding sequence ATGTTAAAAGAAAAACTAAAAGACTTTCATGTAATTTTAGCTTCAAAATCTCCTAGAAGACAGCAATTCTTTAAAGATTTACACATTGATTTTACAATTCAATTCAAAGAAGTTGAAGAAGTGTATCCTGAGGAATTACAAGGAACAGAAATTACTGATTTCTTAGCAGATTTAAAATCAAAAGCATTTACAGATTTATCTCAAAAAGATCTTCTAATTACTTCAGATACCATAGTTTGGCTAGAAAACAAAGCTTTAGGAAAGCCAAAAGATGAAGAAGAAGCATTTAAAATGTTACGAAGTTTATCGGGTAAAAAGCATGAAGTTATTACTTCTATTAGTATTAAAAACAACAATTTTCAGAAGATTATAAATGATAGTACCAAAGTTTCTTTTAAAGAACTCTCTGATGAAGAAATAAATTATTATATCAAAAATTATAAACCTTTTGACAAAGCGGGTGCATACGGAATTCAAGAATGGATAGGTTTTATTGCGATCGATACCATAGAAGGAAGCTATTTTAATGTAGTTGGATTGCCTGTTCATAAACTCTATAAAGAATTGATGGATTTATAA